gtgggttcggatcccaccggtgtctggttggcaatttttgttctgtacttaacatctcttcaatacgtactaaatgtacgtaacacgacctaataggttgaaagtctgtttcgattacaatgcggtcgtgaaaattcaatattcattgacttggccctcaacgggcaacttaaacgcactctacagtgagatggtagtagtaccagacctgtagcttagatcctttccaacagaacaaagatggcctaggccaccatatctcaattggtagagcaaccgacgcgaaaacgggaggttgtgggttcggatcccactggtgtctggttggccatttttgttctgtacttaacatatcttcaatacgtactaaatgtgcgtaacacgacctaataggttgaaagtcggtttcgattgcagctgtttggcttctcgcctgtatgggtccgcatatgatcggtcagtctgcctttcctagtgaatgatttgccacagacattgcacctgaaaggcttctcgcttgtatgggtccgcatatgatcggttagtttgcctctctttttGACTCGCCTGTATGGGTAAGCACATCTTCGGTTAGTTAgcttctctttatgaatgattcgccacagacattgcaactgtatggcttctcgccagtatgggtccgcatatgttgggttagtttgcctctctttatgactcgcctgtatgtctccgcatatgttcggtaagtttacctctctgtatgaatgatttgccacagacattgcagctgtatggcttctcgcctgtatagttccgcatatgatcggtcagttTGCCTTCCGTTGTGaaatatttgccacagacattgcacttgaAAGGCTTCTTGCCTGTaggggtccgcatatgttcggttaggttacatctctgtatgaatgatttgccacagacattgcagctgtatggcttctcgcctgtatcgGTAAGCAtttgatcggtcagactgcctttcgttgtgaatgatttgccacagacattgcaactgtaaggcttcttgCTAGTATGGGTCCGAAtttgatcggttagtttgcctctctttatgactcgacTGTATGGGTAAGCACATCTTCGGTTAGTTAgcttctctttatgaatgattcgccacagacattgcaaatGTATGGCTTCACGCCaatatgggtccgcatatgttcggttagtttgcctctctttatgactcgcctgtatgtctccgcatatgttcggtaagtttacatctctgtatgaatgatttgccacagacattgcacctgtatggcctatcgcctgtatgggtccgcatatgaccggtcagattgcctttcgttgtgaatgatttgccacagacattgcaactgtatggcttctcgcctgtatgggtccgcttATGTTCGGTAAGTTTatatctctgtatgaatgatttgccacagacattgcatctgtatggcctctcgcctgtatgggtccgcatatgaccggtcagATCGcttttcgttgtgaatgatttgccacagacattgcaactgtatggcttctcgcctgtatgggtccgcatatgttcggttaggttacctctctggatgaatgatttgccacagacgttgCACCTGTAGGGCTTTTCGCccgtatgggtacgcatatgatcggtcagactgcctttcgttgtgatTGATTTCCCACAGGCATTGCACCTGTAatgcttttcgcctgtatgggtccgtatatgttcggttagtttacctctctgtatgaatgattttctacagacattgcaactgtatggcttctcacctgtatgggtccggatatgagcggttagaatgcctttcttaatgaatgatttgctacaggtattgcacctgtaaggcttctcgcctttATGGgttcgcatatgttcggttagtttacctctgtgtatgaatgatttgccacagacattgcagctgtatggcttctcgcctgtatgggtccgcatatgttccgTTAGTTTACCGCTCTGTATAAATGAttttctacagacattgcagctgtatggcttctcgcctgtatgaatccgcatatgaccggttagagagcaattcgttgtgaatgatttgccacagacatggcACCTGTTAGGCTTCtggcctgtatgggtccgcatatgatcggttagtttacctctgtgtatgaatgatttgccacagacgttgcagctgtatggcttctcgcctgcatgagtcagcttgtgataagataaactgcttttcttgacaTATGATTTGCAACATTCAGTGCATACGtgaggcttgttgcctgtgtgaataACCATttgacctgctagttttttccagctgaaggattttccacagacgttgcagcagtttcggttctcgcccgtgtgagaccgcataacgtccggtcTTTTCCttaaatttttatgagatactgagcattcgtttataatcccacctttatgcaatcgcgtgtcgcCAGtgagcattttcctctttgtaaagcaattatcagaaaatccgcacacttggagcgggtggatcctgaggtgcttcgacaagctgcttcggctacataacacctttccgcagtgatcgcacttgaagggacgatcttccttgtgtctcttcagatgtcgcaagaggtccaacttcctagccaggacttcactgcacacactacacctaaaactagatgatccgtcgtccggaggttgatgatctctatagttcacctcgggtctcgatctacagtgacaaatgaaaaccatgtgaccaatagttcaacagccaaatccactacaactctcacacaggggatttgctactggacattccaatcactgatatccagtgcagagagctcgttactcataaacattacattcctgagagtaaacatcatctgagatTAAATtacaaaagctctcacttgttacgagaatatgttgcgtcttttcttaatcacgatatcaggcgcaagaaacttgtcacggtttagaaatgtacgagttaatagacaacctcaattgaagaaagcatgagaagtggtccagcctaaaagggtaaatactcatacaagcactttaatccagcacatattattctatcgaaatccgtagtctgttctcctacataaagaacggcatatgctttggagttttgatcttgttgaagcactctgcgctttgttgcagggaagtaatagtTTTTGTAAAGGagcttgttcttgaggttgtttgagagaatgtctgtgctgtagatattcataaagttgagaacgtttgccgacattcagcaagatctgttgaaacacggctaatcttttatgaatgttattttgtcacacaaatatacatattgtatttgtacattgttatatccctatggcattttattatgtcactgtgtcgcttttccgaaatatgtatctttgatgtgcaatcaaacatagccaacctatatataggacggtaggtttatacaaggacgatCATACTTACTATCATGTATTACATCAGGCTacatcttaattcctgtatttaacacggtagccactaatcctgatgaaatcctggcaaagctgaaatataacaagtatatgacggctctctcgctagcattgatactgtcttttctcctcaagacactgctgttaaagacattatgaaggcaacacagaatatggcattggtggtagcgttttattacaatgtcctaatatcctaattttgaaaccaaacgcaacctatcatgcccttgaatattcatacaagtattactttaacaatacggatagaaggagcatgaaaatcaaggcttgagccaaaattcgagatgacaagacgttgaattgcaccgtagtggatattgctgctatgtaaaagaaggaatattattctatttatttcaaaagatcactggcgacgtgattatttttagtggattcataacatagttggatagcatccaattctgagcctgtctccccaccacagagtagttctacatattctacggaagaagggcgggaaatgcaaatttcttggttaaaggtgaaatccgcttacaactgcgacatgggaaaatcgatcacgcaggctaaaatatatcgtaacatggactggtacattccaattcatgctgtatgaactgaattcacatggcccagtcgaatgcatgactggctcacaagcaaagtaatgggaggctcgactaTGTGTCGTTACTGCActgtttggagaaaataagtggacaaatgagagggggacattgattccagatatgacagactaaacctcttgatcatcaaacaagatattgatgttgacgccactagacaacagggggcaggaAATACGACCCTGGATGGTATGcaatgcgttctgtggcatatcacaccaagcaaaggtgcaaaagtctgtaacccttcttctttatgtgaatacttgattcctgtgacaagtaatttatcaggttcacaattagttttcagtaaaataatgtttcatttagcattgataaatattctacaccaaccagctatattgctgtaa
This DNA window, taken from Anabrus simplex isolate iqAnaSimp1 chromosome X, ASM4041472v1, whole genome shotgun sequence, encodes the following:
- the LOC137503263 gene encoding zinc finger protein ZFP2-like, producing MRIHTGEKPYSCNVCRKSFIQSGKLTEHMRTHTGEKPYSCNVCGKSFIHRGSLTDHMRTHTGEKPYRCNVCGKSFIQRGNLTEHMRTHTGEKPYSCNVCGKSFTTKSDLTGHMRTHTGERPYRCNVCGKSFIQRYKLTEHKRTHTGEKPYSCNVCGKSFTTKGNLTGHMRTHTGDRPYRCNVCGKSFIRGKLTDHMRTHTSEKPYRCNVCGKSFTRKGSLTDHTRTHTGEKPNRWNVCG